The following coding sequences are from one Geothrix sp. window:
- a CDS encoding GMC oxidoreductase, with protein MVWDVLVIGSGFGGAIVGSRMAEKGAKVLMLERGRWWDKADKPGRSAYPRGIGDPWLWNQSAPERENGWIDFRNFQHMSVVQGAAVGGGSLIYANISTEAPPSAFEGGWPPELTYAELKPHYDRVAAFMNVMPIPEGQWTERMKFMQRSAAAIGEPARFRPLELAVSFDPQWRYAPDGSTERVEISRRFVNAQGEEQGTCVHLGNCDIGCEADAKNTLDRNYIPMGVRHGMDVRPLHLVRNIEPCPGGGYVVHFDRIQNGQLIPGEEKARQVVVSAGSLGSTELLLRCRDEHRTLERLSPRLGEGWCSNGDFLTPAFYPDMAPLHPSKGPTISSTISFLDGSQGERFWIEDGGFPNLLADQARNLGGGRIRNLRAKLLVDVLQRLLRAHPEPFPHVMPWFAQGMDRAEGVMALRRRFWIFGRRSLHLDWELPSGKPVVDAIIAMHKRLTEATGGTFHAPVNWNVAHHLVTPHPLGGCIMGRGPSDGVVDHAGRVFGHEGLYVADGAIIPRALGVNPSRTIGALAERVASLM; from the coding sequence ATGGTCTGGGACGTGCTCGTCATCGGAAGCGGGTTCGGAGGCGCCATCGTGGGCAGCCGCATGGCGGAAAAGGGCGCCAAGGTACTGATGCTGGAGCGGGGGCGCTGGTGGGACAAGGCCGATAAGCCTGGCCGTAGCGCCTATCCCCGGGGCATCGGTGATCCCTGGCTCTGGAACCAGTCGGCCCCCGAGCGGGAGAACGGCTGGATCGATTTCAGGAATTTCCAGCACATGAGCGTGGTTCAGGGCGCCGCCGTGGGCGGCGGCTCCCTCATCTACGCCAACATCAGCACCGAGGCTCCGCCCTCGGCCTTTGAGGGAGGCTGGCCACCGGAGCTGACCTATGCGGAACTCAAGCCCCACTACGACCGGGTGGCCGCATTCATGAACGTCATGCCCATTCCCGAGGGGCAGTGGACCGAGCGCATGAAGTTCATGCAGCGTTCCGCCGCCGCCATCGGCGAGCCGGCACGGTTCCGGCCCCTGGAGCTGGCCGTGTCCTTTGATCCCCAGTGGCGCTATGCCCCGGACGGATCCACCGAACGGGTGGAGATCTCCCGCCGCTTTGTCAACGCCCAGGGCGAGGAGCAGGGAACCTGCGTGCACCTTGGCAACTGCGACATCGGCTGCGAAGCCGACGCCAAGAACACCCTGGACCGCAACTACATTCCCATGGGCGTTCGGCACGGAATGGACGTGCGACCCCTCCACCTTGTGCGCAACATTGAGCCCTGCCCCGGGGGAGGCTATGTCGTCCACTTCGACCGCATCCAGAACGGACAACTGATCCCCGGGGAGGAGAAGGCCCGCCAGGTGGTGGTGTCCGCGGGCTCCCTCGGCTCCACGGAACTCCTGCTGCGCTGCCGTGACGAGCACCGCACCCTGGAACGCCTGAGCCCCAGACTGGGCGAGGGCTGGTGTAGCAATGGCGATTTCCTCACCCCGGCCTTCTATCCGGACATGGCGCCCCTCCACCCCAGCAAGGGACCCACCATCTCCAGCACCATCTCCTTTCTGGATGGCAGCCAGGGCGAGCGCTTCTGGATCGAGGATGGGGGCTTCCCGAACCTGCTGGCGGATCAAGCCCGGAACCTGGGCGGAGGCCGGATTCGCAACCTGCGCGCCAAGCTGCTGGTGGACGTCCTCCAGCGGCTGCTCCGGGCTCATCCCGAGCCCTTCCCGCACGTGATGCCCTGGTTCGCCCAAGGCATGGACCGGGCCGAAGGCGTCATGGCCCTCCGCCGCCGGTTCTGGATCTTCGGACGGCGGAGCCTGCATCTGGACTGGGAACTGCCCAGCGGCAAGCCTGTGGTGGACGCGATCATCGCCATGCACAAGCGGCTGACCGAGGCCACCGGCGGCACCTTCCACGCGCCTGTGAACTGGAATGTGGCGCATCACCTCGTCACCCCACACCCCCTGGGTGGCTGCATCATGGGCCGCGGACCCTCCGATGGGGTGGTGGACCACGCAGGCCGGGTCTTCGGCCACGAGGGCCTCTACGTGGCCGATGGCGCCATCATCCCCCGGGCCCTGGGCGTCAACCCCAGCCGCACCATCGGGGCGCTTGCCGAGCGAGTGGCGTCACTCATGTAG